The Bryobacteraceae bacterium genomic sequence CGGCCAAGGCACCGGATTTCCGAAGAAGGCCGCCGCGCCAGGGGAATTCTGGATCCAGCCCCAAGGCGATCGCGCCCTTGATGGAATCTATCCCGGAGGCGTCTACACCAACCTCCTGAGCAACAAGCACGGCGCGGTGATCGCTTCCCCCCGCTTCCGGATCGAAACGGACTCCATCAGCCTGCGCCTCCTCGGCGGCAACTTCAGCTTCGCGCAGTTGATCATCGAGAACTACGCCGTGCCCCGCGGAGGCATTTACCATCTGCGCTACAGCCCGAAGAAGGATGCGATGGGTTGGGTTCGCTGGGACACCACCTTCTGGAAGGGCTTCAGCGCCTATATCGAGTTCGCCACGCTCGACGAAGTCACCCATTTCCTGCCTGACGCCGAGTCCCAAAAGATGAAGCCGCGGCCGCAGCCAAAGCGCGATGGCCGGTCGTGGATCGGCGCCCAGCGAATCTTCTTCCACAACAACACCCTCATACCGAAGGAGGATGCGAGTCCGGCGCGGTGGATGGCTCGCACCGCACGCGCGGCCGCCGATCTGCTGCCGGAGGCAATCCGCGCCTGGCGCGACGGCTCCGTCTCCGAAGAACAGGCCTCGTTCCTCGACTGGTTCGTTCGCGAAGGGCGCCTTCCGGTTACCCTCGCCGATCTCCCAACAGCGGGCACACTCATCGCGCGCTACCGGCGGCTCGAAGCGGAAGTCCCCCTGGCCCGCCGCGCTCCTGGCGTGTTCTCCGAAGCCCCGCCGCCCCAAAGGCTCCTCGTGCGAGGGAGCCACAAGAACTTCGGCGATCCGGTGCCGCAGCGATATCTCACGGCGCTCAACAGCAACCCGTATCCCGATACGCGGCTTGCCCGCCTCCGCCTGGCCGAGGAGGTAGCAAGCGCGGATAATCCGCTCACCGCGCGCGTGATGGTGAATCGCGTGTGGCACAGTCTGTTCCGCCGCGGCATCGTCGCAAGCGTCGACAACTTCGGAAAACTGGGCGATGCGCCCTCGCACCCGGAGTTGCTGGATTGGCTCGCACGGCGCTTCGTCGAAGACGGCTGGTCGTTGAAGAAGCTGGTGCGGCTGTTGGCCAGCTCGCGCGCCTACCGGATGAGCGCCGCGGCTTCAGAGGAAGCCCTCCGTTCGGACCCCGCTAATCTTCTGGTTTCTCACCAAACCATGCGCCGGCTCGAAGCCGAAGAGGTGCGCGACGGGATCCTCGCCGCCTCCGGCCAACTCGACTCCGCGATGTTTGGCCCTTCCGTAGACGTCTACTACGCGCACGACACCGGCAAGACGAAGGGTGACAAGCCCAAGGGCCCGCTCGATGGCAACGGCCGCCGCAGCGTCTATCTCGAGATCCGCCGCAACGCCACCAACCCGTTCCTCGAAGTCTTCGACTTTCCGGTGCCCGCCTCCACCCGCGGCCAGCGCGACGTCACGAACACTCCGGCGCAGCCCCTGGCGCTGCTCAATAGCCCGTTCGTGATCGCGCAAAGCGAGAAGTGGGCGGCCCGATTGGCCGCGCTCCCGGACGACACCGCCCGCGTCGAGGCAATCTTCCTCCGCGCGCTGGGCCGCCCACCTCAACCCGGCGAACGCGACAGCGCACTCACCTACGCCCGGCAGTCCGAATCGCCGTGGCGGGATCTGGCGCACTCCGTGTTCAACCTCAAGGAGTTCCTCTATGTCCGTTAGCCCCGCCCTCTCGCGCCGTCAGCTACTCGCCCGCGCGTCGAACGGGTTCGGGCT encodes the following:
- a CDS encoding PSD1 and planctomycete cytochrome C domain-containing protein, producing the protein MRRAILSLVFAAALPAADSDTFEREIRPLLAEHCSACHGALVKSPFAGLRVDSPAALRRGTPAGPVIVPGKPGESRLLLALRGKLAQPMPPSGRLPEAKIAAIEAWIAAGAPMPEVPEAAPAISSFNLDERRAAHWAWQPVLRVQPPAVRDSAWPVNEPDRFLLARMETAKVRPAAEADRLTLLRRATYDLHGLPPSPEQIREVLTDTAPGAWERLVDRLLESPQFGERMARRWMDLVRYSESHGSEGDPDTPDAWRYRDYLIRAFNNDVPYDQLIREHLAGDLLPTPRIDPASHVNESILGAANLRMVEHGFQPVDPWEDRVKWTDNQIDVFAKAFQGLTISCARCHDHKFDAISQSDYYALFGIFAGARPTQVAIDDPALLAKNRDELAALKSEIRRAIAEDWLKAAVPAKAFDELQAMLPTAQEADAARDFNKANFTEAWDLRRDFPQWLGQGTGFPKKAAAPGEFWIQPQGDRALDGIYPGGVYTNLLSNKHGAVIASPRFRIETDSISLRLLGGNFSFAQLIIENYAVPRGGIYHLRYSPKKDAMGWVRWDTTFWKGFSAYIEFATLDEVTHFLPDAESQKMKPRPQPKRDGRSWIGAQRIFFHNNTLIPKEDASPARWMARTARAAADLLPEAIRAWRDGSVSEEQASFLDWFVREGRLPVTLADLPTAGTLIARYRRLEAEVPLARRAPGVFSEAPPPQRLLVRGSHKNFGDPVPQRYLTALNSNPYPDTRLARLRLAEEVASADNPLTARVMVNRVWHSLFRRGIVASVDNFGKLGDAPSHPELLDWLARRFVEDGWSLKKLVRLLASSRAYRMSAAASEEALRSDPANLLVSHQTMRRLEAEEVRDGILAASGQLDSAMFGPSVDVYYAHDTGKTKGDKPKGPLDGNGRRSVYLEIRRNATNPFLEVFDFPVPASTRGQRDVTNTPAQPLALLNSPFVIAQSEKWAARLAALPDDTARVEAIFLRALGRPPQPGERDSALTYARQSESPWRDLAHSVFNLKEFLYVR